The Streptomyces sp. NBC_01689 genome includes a window with the following:
- a CDS encoding beta-ketoacyl-ACP synthase III — MKSGSNGTYEQGTSRPEPRPGPLVPPVPGLAGPRSAVVAGLGGSVPATVVSNDDLAAVLDTDDEWIRRRTGIGHRRVIAPGQSTGDLAVEAARNALASAGLERAGAVVLATSTPDRLCPATAPHVASRLGLGPVPAFDVQAVCTGFVYALAAGAGLVSLGVADSVLVIGADTFSTILDPADRATRVVFGDGAGAVVLRAGDAAEPGALLGFSLGSDGGEADLIEIPAGGSRQRSTGLPTKTEDTFFTMRGQAVFAQAVRRMAQSVEEIAALAGWPPGEIDSFVLHQANARILTSVARRLGLPAGRFASNIAALGNTVAASIPLALTDCAASGALRPGQRVVLTGFGGGLTWGSTALVWPGLRPLRTELPGSSAEPPLTSGAGAVPR; from the coding sequence ATGAAGAGTGGGTCGAACGGCACGTACGAGCAGGGGACTTCGCGGCCGGAGCCGCGGCCCGGGCCGCTCGTCCCCCCGGTGCCGGGTCTCGCCGGGCCGCGGTCGGCGGTCGTGGCCGGGCTGGGCGGTTCGGTGCCCGCCACGGTGGTCTCCAACGACGATCTGGCCGCGGTCCTCGACACCGACGACGAGTGGATCCGCCGCCGTACCGGTATCGGGCACCGGCGGGTGATCGCGCCCGGCCAGTCCACGGGTGACCTCGCCGTCGAGGCGGCACGCAACGCGCTGGCGTCGGCGGGCCTGGAGCGAGCGGGGGCCGTCGTCCTGGCGACGAGCACCCCGGACCGGCTCTGTCCGGCGACCGCGCCGCACGTGGCGAGCCGTCTCGGGCTGGGCCCGGTGCCCGCGTTCGACGTGCAGGCCGTGTGCACCGGATTCGTGTACGCGCTGGCCGCCGGCGCCGGGCTGGTGTCGCTGGGGGTCGCCGACAGTGTGCTGGTGATCGGCGCCGACACGTTCTCGACGATCCTCGATCCCGCGGACCGGGCGACCCGGGTGGTGTTCGGCGACGGGGCGGGCGCGGTCGTGCTGCGCGCGGGCGACGCCGCGGAGCCGGGCGCGCTGCTGGGGTTCAGCCTGGGCAGCGACGGCGGCGAGGCCGATCTCATCGAGATCCCCGCGGGCGGATCCAGGCAGCGTTCCACCGGTCTGCCGACGAAGACCGAGGACACCTTCTTCACGATGCGGGGCCAGGCGGTCTTCGCTCAGGCGGTACGCCGGATGGCCCAGTCGGTGGAGGAGATCGCCGCGCTCGCGGGATGGCCGCCGGGGGAGATCGACTCCTTCGTGCTCCATCAGGCCAACGCCCGCATCCTGACGTCCGTCGCCAGGCGTCTGGGCCTGCCCGCCGGTCGGTTCGCGTCCAACATCGCCGCGCTGGGCAACACGGTCGCCGCGTCGATCCCCCTCGCGCTCACCGACTGCGCCGCCTCCGGTGCGCTGCGGCCCGGTCAGAGGGTGGTGCTGACCGGGTTCGGCGGTGGCCTCACCTGGGGTTCCACGGCCCTGGTCTGGCCCGGACTGCGTCCGCTGCGTACAGAACTGCCGGGGTCAAGCGCTGAACCGCCCCTGACGTCAGGTGCCGGAGCCGTTCCCCGCTGA
- a CDS encoding acyltransferase: MTANTTNPKDTPDPGTTSTASTTDGTPATGGAGWTRRTGRAGRTGGPRGGKGRKGKAPVPAFRHAVESREERSFLVRAGTAGTTRVRLSGYDLLTGPWYTPLTFFYRETLDGAELRASLARTLRHFPLLAGRLTRDGDGGLSVLCNDAGVRFTEAVSPEPLREYGPSLRTEPVIGNLLREVSAFRVVDRDTPLLKIRLTRMRGGGSVLGVMINHSLADGGNTVAFLESWSREHHGLDSPGEPFHDRTVLDALGRTSTDPATVASRAFTGVSRARLLATNIKVGLHKLATVATRFEAAELAAMKRSAQRQLTGEGSWVSTNDVLTAHIWQVLGALRGRPDDAAEWLGMIVSAQSRLGEALPAGYWGNCVSNSWTGTSAAALRESPLGQVAQDVRACLDSNTADKIRDEIAFLNSYRGAGVSRHVMSVRAPDVFDTALTVNNWSQFPLYRIDLGAGRPFWYEFPDLPVPTVHIAPTPAEDGGRDVYLCLAQEHAAEVREPAWLERLHAHARTGGGGVPEEK, translated from the coding sequence GTGACAGCGAACACGACCAACCCGAAGGACACGCCCGACCCGGGCACGACGAGTACGGCGAGCACGACGGACGGGACGCCTGCGACCGGCGGCGCGGGCTGGACCCGCAGGACGGGCCGCGCGGGCCGCACGGGCGGCCCGAGGGGCGGGAAGGGCCGGAAGGGCAAGGCGCCCGTGCCGGCGTTCCGCCACGCCGTGGAGAGCCGGGAGGAGCGGTCCTTCCTGGTCCGCGCCGGCACGGCCGGCACCACCCGGGTCCGGCTCAGCGGTTACGACCTGCTGACCGGTCCCTGGTACACACCGCTGACGTTCTTCTACCGCGAGACGCTGGACGGCGCGGAGCTGCGCGCGTCCCTGGCGCGCACGCTGCGCCACTTCCCGCTGCTGGCGGGCCGTCTCACCCGGGACGGGGACGGCGGGCTGAGTGTGCTCTGCAACGACGCCGGGGTCCGCTTCACCGAGGCGGTGTCGCCGGAGCCGCTGCGGGAGTACGGGCCCTCGCTGCGTACCGAGCCGGTGATCGGCAACCTGCTGCGCGAGGTCAGCGCGTTCCGTGTCGTCGACCGGGACACCCCGCTGCTGAAGATCCGGCTGACCCGGATGCGCGGCGGCGGTTCGGTCCTCGGCGTGATGATCAACCACAGTCTCGCGGACGGCGGGAACACCGTCGCGTTCCTGGAGAGCTGGTCGCGCGAGCACCACGGGCTGGACTCTCCCGGGGAGCCGTTCCACGACCGGACCGTCCTCGACGCGCTGGGCCGGACGTCCACGGACCCCGCGACGGTGGCCTCGCGCGCGTTCACCGGTGTCTCACGCGCACGGCTGCTGGCGACGAACATCAAGGTCGGCCTGCACAAGCTCGCGACCGTCGCCACCCGCTTCGAAGCCGCCGAACTCGCCGCGATGAAGCGGTCCGCGCAGCGGCAGCTGACCGGCGAGGGCTCCTGGGTCTCCACCAACGACGTCCTGACCGCGCACATCTGGCAGGTGCTCGGCGCCCTGCGCGGCCGGCCCGACGACGCGGCCGAATGGCTCGGCATGATCGTCAGCGCGCAGTCCCGGCTCGGTGAGGCGCTGCCCGCCGGGTACTGGGGCAACTGTGTCAGCAACAGCTGGACCGGTACCTCGGCGGCGGCGCTGCGCGAGAGCCCGCTGGGCCAGGTCGCCCAGGACGTCCGGGCCTGTCTGGACTCCAACACCGCCGACAAGATCCGCGACGAGATCGCCTTCCTCAACTCCTATCGCGGGGCGGGTGTGTCACGGCACGTCATGTCGGTGCGGGCGCCGGACGTCTTCGACACGGCGCTGACCGTCAACAACTGGTCGCAGTTCCCGCTGTACCGCATCGACCTGGGTGCGGGGCGGCCGTTCTGGTACGAGTTCCCGGACCTTCCGGTGCCGACGGTGCACATCGCGCCGACGCCCGCCGAGGACGGGGGCCGGGACGTGTACCTGTGTCTGGCCCAGGAGCACGCGGCCGAGGTACGGGAGCCGGCCTGGCTGGAGCGTCTGCACGCGCACGCGCGGACCGGCGGGGGTGGCGTACCCGAGGAGAAGTGA
- a CDS encoding cytochrome P450: protein MKTRPDAPVIPADRGTCPFDPPAAYARLRAENPVSPITFQVAPADTSGWLVTRHDLVRQILADNRFSHRNELLAHVVAPPFPMDEYKPQPSPPGSFAKTDAPEHSKYRRLLAGHFTVRRIQQFEPELTRIIGETLDEMAAQGSQADLLTSFAEVVSVRTVQSLMGASAELMAVISKHFSAMMTLTYTLEEFIHHVESMDAALRPMVRERMKERGDDFFGQLASTGELTEEEMVNLAVLTLGGSLDTTPNMLALSTFALLEQPEQLALLRSRPELYEAGAVDELMRYLTISQMGSSRCALEDVEIEGVTIKAGQTVVLSLPAANRDPSVFTDPDALDVTRIPRKHLALGFGAHQCLGQHLARATLRIGLRTLFERFPKLRLATPADEVPLRDRAVHYGVDSLLVAWD from the coding sequence ATGAAGACACGGCCCGACGCACCCGTCATCCCGGCGGACCGGGGCACATGCCCGTTCGATCCGCCGGCGGCCTACGCCCGCCTGCGTGCGGAGAACCCGGTCAGCCCCATCACCTTCCAGGTGGCCCCGGCGGACACCTCGGGCTGGCTGGTCACCCGGCACGACCTGGTGCGGCAGATCCTGGCCGACAACCGCTTCAGCCACCGCAACGAACTGCTGGCCCATGTCGTCGCGCCGCCGTTCCCGATGGACGAGTACAAGCCCCAGCCCTCGCCGCCCGGTTCGTTCGCGAAGACGGACGCGCCCGAGCACTCCAAGTACCGCCGGCTGCTGGCCGGGCACTTCACGGTCCGCCGGATCCAGCAGTTCGAGCCGGAGCTGACCCGCATCATCGGCGAGACCCTGGACGAGATGGCCGCGCAGGGCTCGCAGGCCGATCTGCTGACGTCGTTCGCCGAGGTGGTGAGCGTGCGCACGGTGCAGTCCCTGATGGGGGCCTCCGCCGAGCTGATGGCGGTCATCTCGAAGCACTTCTCGGCGATGATGACGCTGACGTACACGCTGGAGGAGTTCATCCACCACGTCGAGTCCATGGACGCGGCGCTGCGGCCCATGGTCCGCGAGCGGATGAAGGAACGGGGCGACGACTTCTTCGGGCAGCTGGCGTCCACCGGGGAGCTGACCGAGGAGGAGATGGTCAACCTCGCCGTCCTCACCCTGGGCGGCTCCCTCGACACGACGCCCAACATGCTGGCCCTGAGCACGTTCGCGCTGCTGGAGCAGCCGGAGCAGCTGGCCCTGCTGCGCAGCCGCCCGGAGCTGTACGAGGCGGGTGCCGTCGACGAGTTGATGCGCTATCTGACCATCTCACAGATGGGGTCGAGCCGTTGCGCGCTGGAGGACGTCGAGATCGAGGGCGTCACCATCAAGGCCGGGCAGACCGTCGTCCTGTCGCTGCCCGCCGCCAACCGTGATCCCTCGGTCTTCACCGACCCCGACGCCCTCGACGTCACCCGTATCCCGCGCAAGCACCTGGCGCTCGGGTTCGGGGCGCATCAGTGCCTGGGCCAGCACCTGGCCCGCGCCACCCTCAGGATCGGTCTGCGCACCCTGTTCGAGCGTTTCCCGAAGCTGCGGCTGGCGACGCCCGCGGACGAGGTGCCGCTGCGCGACCGCGCCGTGCACTACGGGGTCGACAGCCTGCTCGTCGCCTGGGACTGA
- a CDS encoding cytochrome P450 — MAEEGTPDVGVTRAGADAAPGAAPGPGVGRAPSVEPDGGATLLAWLARMREQCPVWRDEAGQVHLFRYEDVQRVLTDPATFSSDTVGRLSGGERQAPRGTLLLLDPPLHGKMRRLVSRAFTPGLISGLEPWITDLTAELLAAAGSDRFDLVDVLANPLPVTVIARMLGVPTADRDLFQGWADQLLSTDPEDPGSVQRMEETGAVISAYLQGFIDERRRERQDDLLGTLVHAELDGERLDDEDIASFATLLLLAGHVTTSVLLGNTLMCLDGEPELFERVREDRSLVPAVIEETLRLRPPFTRIERVTTVETEFHGTSLAPDTLVHLWLLSANLDEEVFEDAAAFRPDRSNSRQAAFGHGIHYCIGAPLARLEGRVALNALLDRFARIEVDPDARLTYHGTNVYGARHLPLAVKRA, encoded by the coding sequence GTGGCGGAGGAAGGCACCCCGGACGTCGGTGTGACGCGGGCAGGGGCGGATGCGGCGCCCGGCGCGGCGCCGGGGCCCGGCGTCGGCAGGGCTCCCTCGGTGGAGCCGGACGGCGGGGCGACGCTGCTCGCCTGGCTCGCGCGGATGCGTGAACAGTGCCCCGTCTGGCGTGACGAGGCGGGCCAGGTGCATCTGTTCCGGTACGAGGACGTGCAGCGGGTCCTCACCGACCCGGCGACCTTCTCGTCCGACACCGTGGGCCGCCTGTCGGGCGGTGAACGCCAGGCCCCGCGCGGCACCCTCCTGCTGCTGGACCCGCCGCTGCACGGCAAGATGCGGCGTCTGGTCAGCCGTGCCTTCACACCGGGGCTGATCTCCGGTCTCGAACCGTGGATCACCGATCTGACGGCCGAGTTGCTGGCCGCGGCCGGCTCCGACCGCTTCGACCTGGTGGACGTGCTCGCCAACCCGCTGCCGGTGACGGTGATCGCGCGGATGCTCGGCGTGCCGACGGCCGACCGGGACCTGTTCCAGGGGTGGGCGGACCAGCTGCTGTCGACGGACCCGGAGGATCCCGGGAGCGTGCAGCGGATGGAGGAGACCGGCGCCGTCATCTCGGCGTACCTGCAGGGCTTCATCGACGAGCGGCGCCGCGAGCGGCAGGACGACCTGCTGGGCACCCTGGTGCACGCGGAGCTCGACGGTGAGCGCCTCGACGACGAGGACATCGCGAGTTTCGCGACGCTGCTGCTGCTCGCGGGGCATGTCACCACCTCGGTGCTGCTGGGCAACACGCTGATGTGTCTGGACGGGGAGCCGGAACTGTTCGAACGGGTCCGTGAGGACCGGTCGTTGGTGCCGGCCGTGATCGAGGAGACCCTGCGGCTGCGTCCGCCGTTCACGCGGATCGAGCGCGTCACCACGGTGGAGACCGAGTTCCACGGGACGAGCCTCGCCCCCGACACCCTGGTGCATCTGTGGCTGTTGTCGGCCAACCTGGACGAGGAGGTCTTCGAGGACGCGGCCGCCTTCCGTCCGGACCGCTCCAACTCCCGTCAGGCCGCCTTCGGTCACGGTATCCACTACTGCATCGGGGCGCCGCTGGCCCGGCTGGAGGGGCGGGTCGCGCTGAACGCGCTCCTCGACCGGTTCGCCCGGATCGAGGTCGACCCCGACGCACGGCTGACCTACCACGGCACCAACGTCTATGGCGCCCGGCATCTGCCGCTGGCCGTCAAGCGTGCCTGA
- a CDS encoding ferredoxin: MDIAIDHDKCMGAGQCVLIAPEVFDQDETDGRALLLIERPGSDHHEAIREAHESCPLGAITLDGD, encoded by the coding sequence ATGGACATCGCGATCGACCACGACAAGTGCATGGGAGCGGGTCAGTGCGTACTGATCGCACCCGAGGTCTTCGACCAGGACGAGACCGACGGACGTGCCCTGCTCCTGATCGAACGGCCGGGGAGCGACCACCACGAGGCGATCCGCGAAGCGCACGAATCCTGCCCGCTGGGTGCCATCACCCTCGACGGGGACTGA
- a CDS encoding activator-dependent family glycosyltransferase has product MRVLFAGLSEKSHLNTMVPLAWAFVTAGHDVLMANSPSLTPSITGVGLVAAPVGTDDHTLLHADMALARESQDADVANWSHLGPGQVDWATLRERYEISVPWGFARYNDPVMDDMVALARDWRPDLVIRDPIAYAGAVAARACGAAHARLLWCADVYGQARRTFVDLARDVPEAERTDPLAEWIDERGRAYGVSCDEELLNGQFTIDTLPPSLRPPSELHQLPMRYIPYNGPAVQWDWLRERPKSPRVCVTLGRTNSEAYGGDYVPLYDILRSLGALDVDVVAALMPEQAEQLGDLPPNVRAVSGIALNTLLPTCSAVIHHGGWGSFATALVNGVPQLALSTNVADQELRGRAVQKAGAGIFVHHSDVDAGQVLVHTRMLVEEPSFAAAAGRLRDESAALPSPHALVGRLEQLVADR; this is encoded by the coding sequence ATGCGCGTTCTGTTCGCCGGCCTGTCGGAGAAGTCGCACCTGAACACCATGGTGCCGCTCGCCTGGGCCTTCGTCACGGCCGGCCACGACGTGCTGATGGCCAACTCGCCGTCGCTGACCCCCTCCATCACCGGGGTAGGCCTGGTGGCCGCCCCCGTGGGCACCGACGACCACACCCTGCTGCACGCGGACATGGCCCTCGCCCGCGAGTCCCAGGACGCCGACGTCGCCAACTGGAGCCACCTCGGCCCCGGCCAGGTCGACTGGGCCACCCTGCGCGAACGCTACGAGATCAGCGTGCCCTGGGGCTTCGCCCGCTACAACGATCCCGTCATGGACGACATGGTGGCCCTCGCCCGCGACTGGCGGCCCGACCTCGTCATCCGCGACCCCATCGCCTACGCGGGCGCGGTCGCCGCACGCGCCTGCGGCGCCGCCCACGCCCGCCTGCTGTGGTGCGCCGACGTGTACGGGCAGGCCCGCCGCACCTTCGTCGACCTCGCCCGCGACGTCCCCGAGGCCGAACGCACCGACCCGCTCGCCGAGTGGATCGACGAACGCGGCCGCGCCTACGGCGTGTCCTGCGACGAGGAACTCCTCAACGGCCAGTTCACGATCGACACCCTGCCCCCGAGCCTGCGGCCGCCGAGCGAACTGCACCAGCTGCCCATGCGCTACATCCCCTACAACGGCCCCGCCGTGCAGTGGGACTGGCTGCGCGAGCGGCCCAAGTCGCCCCGGGTGTGCGTCACCCTCGGCCGCACCAACAGCGAGGCCTACGGCGGCGACTACGTCCCCCTCTACGACATCCTCAGATCCCTGGGCGCACTCGACGTCGACGTCGTCGCCGCGCTCATGCCCGAGCAGGCCGAACAGCTCGGCGACCTGCCCCCCAACGTGCGCGCCGTCAGCGGGATCGCCCTGAACACGCTGCTGCCCACCTGCTCCGCCGTCATCCACCACGGCGGCTGGGGCTCCTTCGCCACCGCCCTCGTCAACGGCGTCCCGCAGCTCGCCCTGTCGACGAACGTCGCCGACCAGGAACTGCGCGGACGCGCGGTGCAGAAGGCCGGCGCCGGGATCTTCGTCCACCACAGCGACGTCGACGCCGGCCAGGTCCTCGTGCACACCCGCATGCTCGTGGAGGAGCCGTCGTTCGCGGCCGCCGCGGGACGGCTGCGGGACGAGTCCGCGGCCCTCCCCAGCCCGCACGCCCTGGTCGGCCGACTGGAACAACTGGTCGCCGACCGCTGA
- the rfbB gene encoding dTDP-glucose 4,6-dehydratase: MSQTRILVTGGAGFIGSHYVRTLLGPLGPGDVSVTVLDAFTYAAKRASLDEVHDSDRFRLVVGDICDPDVVGLLMAEHDQVVHFAAESHVDRSLSSSAEFVRTNVMGTQVLLDAALQHGIGTFVHVSTDEVYGSIPAGSCSEEQSVNPNSPYAASKAASDLLALVYHRSHDLDVRVTRCSNNYGHHQYPEKIIPLFVSLLLQGKKVPLYGDGMNVRDWLHIDDHVRGIELVRTRGRAGEIYNIGGGTELDNRRLTERLLEACGATWDQVEYVTDRKGHDRRYSVDWTKAHTELGYKPQKDFTEGLAETVAWYRDNRDWWEPALAGTGEAATGTPAC; the protein is encoded by the coding sequence ATGAGTCAGACACGCATCCTGGTGACCGGCGGTGCCGGCTTCATCGGTTCCCACTACGTCCGCACCCTCCTCGGTCCCCTCGGCCCCGGCGACGTCTCGGTGACCGTGCTGGACGCCTTCACCTACGCGGCCAAACGAGCCAGCCTCGACGAAGTCCACGACTCCGACCGCTTCCGGCTGGTCGTCGGCGACATCTGCGACCCGGACGTCGTCGGCCTCCTCATGGCCGAACACGACCAGGTCGTGCACTTCGCCGCCGAGTCGCACGTCGACCGGTCGCTCTCCAGCTCCGCCGAGTTCGTGCGCACCAACGTCATGGGCACCCAGGTGCTCCTGGACGCCGCCCTGCAGCACGGCATCGGCACCTTCGTGCACGTCTCCACCGACGAGGTCTACGGCTCCATCCCGGCCGGCTCCTGCTCCGAGGAGCAGTCCGTGAACCCCAACTCGCCCTACGCCGCCTCCAAGGCGGCCAGCGACCTGCTCGCCCTGGTCTACCACCGCTCCCACGACCTGGACGTACGGGTGACCCGCTGCTCCAACAACTACGGCCACCACCAGTACCCCGAGAAGATCATCCCGCTCTTCGTCAGCCTCCTCCTGCAGGGCAAGAAGGTCCCGCTGTACGGCGACGGCATGAACGTGCGCGACTGGCTCCACATCGACGACCACGTCCGCGGCATCGAACTGGTCCGCACCCGGGGCCGGGCCGGCGAGATCTACAACATCGGCGGCGGCACCGAACTCGACAACCGCCGGCTCACCGAACGGCTCCTGGAGGCGTGCGGCGCCACCTGGGACCAGGTCGAGTACGTCACCGACCGCAAGGGACACGACCGCCGCTACTCCGTCGACTGGACCAAGGCCCACACCGAGCTGGGCTACAAGCCGCAGAAGGACTTCACCGAGGGCCTCGCCGAGACCGTCGCCTGGTACCGCGACAACCGCGACTGGTGGGAGCCCGCCCTCGCCGGGACCGGCGAGGCGGCGACAGGGACCCCCGCATGCTGA
- a CDS encoding AfsR/SARP family transcriptional regulator: MLTFRTLGLLEVTRDGRPVTPTAPKVRQMLALLLARRNTLVSISAIAGELWERTPPRSATATVQTYVYQLRKLLQSDSETTEGTGPLVTRATGYILRVAPGDYDAEEFERLTVQARSAIEAGDAHTATERLQAALAWWSGQPFADIGQGPCLQAYALRLEELHMHALELRITAGLGLGLHRELVPELKELASTYPLHEWFQGGLIIALQRCGRSSEALQVYQRLRRLLRDELGLEPSAGLQQIRQHVLLDRVTTADLSLLPG, encoded by the coding sequence ATGCTGACCTTCCGCACCCTGGGACTGCTGGAGGTGACCCGGGACGGACGGCCCGTGACACCCACCGCCCCCAAGGTCCGCCAGATGCTGGCGCTGCTGCTGGCCCGCCGCAACACCCTGGTGTCGATCTCCGCGATCGCCGGGGAACTGTGGGAGCGCACCCCGCCGCGCAGCGCCACCGCCACCGTCCAGACGTACGTCTACCAGCTGCGCAAACTCCTGCAGAGCGACAGCGAGACGACCGAGGGAACGGGACCGCTCGTCACCCGGGCCACCGGCTACATCCTGCGGGTGGCCCCCGGCGACTACGACGCCGAGGAGTTCGAACGGCTCACCGTCCAGGCACGGTCCGCGATCGAGGCCGGTGACGCGCACACGGCCACCGAACGCCTCCAGGCCGCACTGGCCTGGTGGTCGGGGCAGCCGTTCGCCGACATCGGCCAGGGCCCCTGCCTCCAGGCGTACGCGCTGCGCCTGGAGGAGCTCCACATGCACGCGCTGGAGCTGCGCATCACCGCGGGCCTCGGCCTCGGCCTGCACCGCGAACTCGTCCCGGAACTCAAGGAACTGGCCAGCACCTACCCGCTCCACGAATGGTTCCAGGGCGGCCTGATCATCGCGCTCCAGCGCTGCGGCCGCAGCAGCGAGGCCCTCCAGGTCTACCAGCGGCTGCGCCGGCTCCTCCGCGACGAACTGGGCCTGGAACCCTCCGCGGGACTGCAGCAGATCCGCCAGCACGTCCTCCTGGACCGCGTCACCACCGCCGACCTCAGCCTGCTGCCGGGCTGA
- a CDS encoding NAD-dependent epimerase/dehydratase family protein, translated as MTLVGTQSVPGAPDGSPGRVVVLGATGFVGRHAGAALEAAGHEVIAVARQAAKMPASWQFCPMDLVKDGPDALTRLIEAEHPVAVVNAAGVAWSSSVGVMRQGNQLLVDQLLAALDAASWRPRLVHLGSVHEYTPQPAGVLLAEDSPTRPATDYGQSKLLGSQAVLRSVEEGRTNAVVLRLSNLIGAGTPPGSLLGRVAQQLLARPEPGGAVTVQLSPLRSSRDFVDAKDASEAVVAATRAPGARGRVVNIGSGTSLHVRAVVERLIAASGRRVRLVEDTGGTVRPATDADWMCVDVTAARELLGWSPRRGPEEAVRDLWKAAKRSV; from the coding sequence ATGACGCTGGTCGGTACGCAGTCAGTGCCCGGAGCGCCGGACGGATCCCCGGGCCGGGTGGTCGTCCTCGGCGCGACCGGCTTCGTCGGCCGGCACGCGGGCGCGGCCCTGGAGGCGGCCGGTCACGAGGTCATCGCCGTCGCGCGGCAGGCCGCGAAGATGCCGGCCTCGTGGCAGTTCTGCCCGATGGACCTGGTCAAGGACGGGCCGGACGCGCTGACGAGGCTGATCGAGGCGGAGCATCCGGTGGCGGTCGTCAACGCGGCCGGGGTGGCCTGGTCGTCGTCGGTCGGCGTCATGCGGCAGGGCAACCAGCTGCTCGTGGATCAGCTGCTGGCGGCGCTGGACGCCGCCTCGTGGCGGCCGCGTCTGGTGCATCTGGGCTCGGTGCACGAGTACACGCCGCAGCCCGCGGGTGTCCTGCTCGCCGAGGACTCCCCCACTCGCCCGGCGACGGACTACGGGCAGTCGAAACTGCTCGGCAGCCAGGCCGTCCTGCGCTCCGTCGAAGAAGGCCGGACGAACGCGGTGGTGCTGCGGCTGTCGAACCTGATCGGCGCCGGGACCCCGCCCGGCAGCCTGCTGGGCCGTGTGGCGCAGCAGTTGCTCGCCCGGCCGGAGCCGGGCGGGGCCGTCACGGTGCAGCTGTCCCCGTTGCGCAGCAGCCGGGACTTCGTCGACGCCAAGGACGCGTCCGAGGCGGTCGTGGCCGCGACGCGGGCACCGGGGGCGCGGGGCAGGGTGGTGAACATCGGCAGCGGCACCTCGCTGCATGTGCGTGCCGTGGTGGAGCGGCTGATCGCGGCGAGCGGCAGACGGGTGCGGCTGGTCGAGGACACCGGCGGTACGGTGCGGCCGGCCACGGACGCGGACTGGATGTGCGTGGACGTCACCGCGGCGCGCGAGCTGCTGGGCTGGTCGCCCCGCCGCGGGCCCGAGGAGGCCGTACGGGACCTGTGGAAGGCGGCGAAACGTTCCGTCTGA
- a CDS encoding dTDP-4-dehydrorhamnose 3,5-epimerase family protein, with translation MKVREMAVPDAYHITPHKIGDVRGNFYESFRHDRLAEEIGRPVPLVQVNYSVSRKSTLRGLHGTLLPPGQAKVVCVVRGAILDIVVDVRLGSPTFGAHEANWMTAESGDSVFVSEGLVHGFLALTDDTCVSYLCSTEFVPGTQIDIDPLDAELDLPWQLSETPLMSAKDSRAVSVATARRTGLLPRYEDCLDHYAALRGT, from the coding sequence ATGAAGGTTCGAGAGATGGCTGTGCCGGACGCATACCACATCACACCGCACAAGATCGGCGACGTGCGCGGGAACTTCTACGAGTCGTTCCGCCACGACAGGCTGGCCGAGGAGATCGGCAGACCGGTGCCCCTGGTGCAGGTGAACTACTCGGTGTCCCGCAAGAGCACCCTGCGCGGACTCCACGGCACCCTCCTGCCACCCGGCCAGGCGAAGGTCGTGTGCGTCGTCCGCGGCGCGATCCTCGACATCGTCGTCGACGTGCGCCTCGGCTCGCCCACCTTCGGCGCGCACGAGGCGAACTGGATGACCGCCGAGTCCGGCGACAGCGTCTTCGTCTCCGAAGGCCTCGTGCACGGCTTCCTCGCCCTCACCGACGACACCTGCGTCTCCTACCTGTGCTCCACCGAGTTCGTCCCCGGCACCCAGATCGACATCGACCCCCTCGACGCCGAACTCGACTTACCGTGGCAGCTGTCGGAGACCCCGCTGATGTCGGCCAAGGACTCCCGGGCCGTCTCCGTCGCCACCGCCCGCCGCACCGGCCTGCTGCCGCGCTACGAGGACTGCCTCGACCACTACGCGGCACTGCGCGGCACGTGA